The following proteins come from a genomic window of Edaphobacter sp. 4G125:
- a CDS encoding branched-chain amino acid transaminase — MPIQTTANIWHNGQLIPWDKAQIHVMSHVVHYGSSVFEGIRCYTQPKGAGVFRLQEHMQRLADSAKIYRMPLPYTVEQLSVAVVDVIEANGIAPCYIRPIAFRGYGEIGVNPLRSPIDVYIANFPWGKYVPGNEGADVCVSSWSRLAPNTMPSLAKAGANYMNSQLIRMEAEVNGYSEGIALDVNGYLSEGSGENLFLVRNGVLYTTPLANSVLSGITRNSVITLARQLGIEVVEQALPRELLYICDEAFFTGTAAEVTHLRSVDRILVGDGSMGPITSALHEEFFGIVNGLKEDRYNWLTPVNVKVAEPVGV, encoded by the coding sequence ATGCCCATTCAAACCACAGCAAACATCTGGCATAACGGACAGTTGATCCCCTGGGACAAGGCCCAAATCCATGTGATGAGCCATGTCGTCCATTACGGATCCTCTGTTTTTGAAGGAATCCGCTGTTATACCCAGCCCAAAGGCGCAGGTGTCTTCCGCCTGCAGGAGCACATGCAGCGCCTGGCCGACTCGGCCAAGATCTACCGCATGCCTCTGCCCTACACGGTTGAGCAGCTCTCCGTAGCAGTCGTCGACGTCATCGAGGCCAACGGGATCGCTCCCTGCTATATCCGCCCCATCGCCTTCCGTGGTTACGGCGAAATCGGCGTCAATCCGCTACGTTCTCCTATCGACGTCTACATTGCGAACTTCCCCTGGGGCAAGTATGTTCCTGGAAACGAAGGCGCCGATGTCTGCGTCTCTTCGTGGTCGCGTCTGGCTCCCAACACCATGCCCTCGCTCGCGAAGGCTGGAGCCAACTACATGAACTCGCAGCTCATCCGCATGGAGGCCGAGGTCAATGGCTACTCCGAGGGCATTGCGCTTGATGTGAATGGTTATCTCTCCGAGGGTTCGGGCGAGAATCTCTTCCTGGTGCGCAATGGAGTCCTCTACACCACTCCTCTGGCAAACTCAGTCCTTAGCGGAATCACCCGCAACTCAGTTATCACGCTGGCGCGTCAACTGGGAATCGAGGTTGTCGAGCAGGCGCTTCCGCGCGAGCTTCTCTACATCTGCGACGAGGCATTCTTCACCGGAACCGCTGCAGAAGTTACGCACCTCCGCTCCGTCGATCGCATCCTGGTCGGCGATGGCTCGATGGGCCCGATCACCTCCGCTCTGCACGAGGAGTTCTTCGGCATCGTGAACGGACTGAAGGAAGATCGCTACAACTGGCTAACGCCGGTCAATGTCAAGGTAGCGGAACCGGTCGGCGTATAA
- a CDS encoding VOC family protein, which produces MTDWFARPVLHVTNIEASLRFYMSQLGFTSPWRYEEDGRVRVAQVERQGCVLILSDQWPEKVGKGLMFISMNVEQNTHAAQIAALDAFRAEFEARGVPVKEGSWGYQLLVVDDPDGNQLFFNYPGETASGKNPGDKA; this is translated from the coding sequence ATGACAGATTGGTTCGCGCGGCCCGTCCTACACGTAACGAACATTGAGGCGTCGCTCCGCTTTTACATGAGTCAGCTCGGCTTCACCAGCCCTTGGCGCTACGAGGAGGACGGCAGAGTGCGTGTCGCTCAGGTAGAGCGGCAGGGGTGCGTGCTTATCCTGTCCGACCAGTGGCCGGAGAAGGTCGGCAAGGGATTGATGTTCATCTCCATGAACGTCGAGCAGAACACACACGCGGCCCAGATCGCCGCGTTGGACGCGTTTCGTGCGGAGTTCGAGGCAAGAGGCGTCCCGGTCAAGGAAGGTTCATGGGGTTACCAGCTCCTGGTGGTCGATGACCCCGACGGCAATCAGCTCTTCTTCAACTATCCGGGCGAGACTGCATCCGGCAAGAATCCTGGAGATAAAGCGTAA
- a CDS encoding DUF899 family protein — translation MASHVSLTPATELAAKNKSHFPNETSQYRQARNALLTEEIELRRHIERVAEMRRSLPLGGKIPEDYTFESEHGAVRLSDLFGEKQTLVIYSMMFGPQRQHACPMCTAMLTSWDGTARNLRERVALAVTARSPIARFLDFKKDRGWRNLPLYSDTKGDYTRTYVNAEDGDVPALNVFTRRDGSIYHFWAGEMSNEMADPGQDGRGAPDPDPLWGILDLTPEGRGKDWYPKLEYAQPI, via the coding sequence ATGGCCAGTCATGTCTCTCTGACTCCTGCAACAGAACTTGCGGCAAAGAATAAATCACACTTCCCCAACGAAACCAGCCAATATCGTCAGGCTCGAAATGCACTGCTCACCGAAGAGATCGAACTACGCCGCCACATCGAGCGTGTCGCTGAGATGAGGCGTTCCCTACCGCTCGGCGGAAAGATTCCTGAAGACTACACCTTTGAGAGTGAACACGGTGCCGTCCGTCTCTCTGATCTCTTTGGAGAGAAACAGACTCTTGTCATTTACAGCATGATGTTTGGCCCGCAACGCCAGCACGCATGCCCGATGTGCACCGCGATGCTCACCTCATGGGACGGCACCGCAAGAAATCTTCGAGAACGGGTCGCTCTCGCTGTCACTGCCCGTTCACCCATCGCACGCTTTCTCGATTTCAAGAAAGACCGCGGTTGGCGAAACCTTCCTCTCTACTCCGATACAAAAGGAGATTACACCCGCACATACGTAAATGCAGAAGATGGCGATGTGCCTGCGTTGAATGTCTTTACTCGCCGTGACGGCTCTATCTACCACTTCTGGGCTGGGGAGATGAGCAATGAAATGGCCGATCCCGGCCAGGACGGTCGCGGGGCTCCAGACCCCGATCCACTCTGGGGGATTCTTGATCTCACCCCGGAAGGACGAGGGAAAGACTGGTATCCCAAACTCGAATACGCGCAACCTATATAG
- a CDS encoding MarC family protein: MVIFEPHSPVSFYGLQHSVYVRFSVLALSSIFFLVDPFAALPTFLAVTAGSSTARRRRMARKASLTALIFLSAFALAGQYIFRMFGITLPAFEIAGGVILLLIGLDMLEAKRSPTQEASGDAEEAASKEDAGIVPLGIPMLAGPGAIASVMVLVGQAQTKWQMVAILASIFITAVICYFVLGNSDKVARALGETGIRILVRIMGLLLVALAVQYFVNGMADLGVIAKPESFGQAGM; encoded by the coding sequence ATGGTGATCTTTGAGCCGCATTCTCCGGTGAGCTTCTATGGTCTGCAGCACTCAGTTTATGTACGGTTTTCCGTGCTGGCGCTCAGTTCGATCTTCTTTCTGGTCGATCCCTTTGCAGCGTTGCCCACGTTTCTGGCGGTGACAGCGGGTTCTAGCACCGCACGTCGCAGACGGATGGCGCGTAAGGCCTCGTTGACGGCCCTGATCTTTCTGAGTGCGTTTGCCTTAGCAGGCCAGTACATCTTTCGAATGTTTGGGATTACGTTGCCGGCGTTTGAGATTGCGGGTGGCGTGATTCTGCTGCTGATTGGGCTGGACATGCTCGAGGCCAAGCGCTCACCGACGCAGGAGGCCAGTGGAGACGCGGAGGAGGCGGCCAGCAAGGAGGATGCGGGCATCGTCCCGTTGGGAATCCCAATGCTTGCGGGACCAGGCGCAATTGCCAGCGTGATGGTGCTGGTGGGGCAGGCCCAGACGAAATGGCAGATGGTGGCGATTCTTGCATCCATCTTTATTACGGCGGTGATCTGCTACTTCGTGCTCGGTAACTCGGATAAAGTGGCGCGCGCCCTGGGAGAGACGGGGATCCGCATCCTGGTGCGCATCATGGGTTTGCTGCTGGTTGCGCTGGCAGTACAGTATTTCGTAAATGGAATGGCCGATCTCGGCGTGATCGCAAAGCCAGAGTCGTTTGGCCAGGCAGGGATGTAG
- a CDS encoding MGMT family protein translates to MRPAVPQNLKRRILKDSLRKNEQRDTAFRRIIRSVPKGKVSTYGKIAAAAGYPLYHRAVARLLRNAPLQGLPWQRIVGAGGEIKLRGEAAAEQRLRLEIEGVKFRGRRIDMKIYEHPLRSWETLK, encoded by the coding sequence ATGCGCCCTGCCGTCCCTCAGAATCTGAAGCGAAGAATCCTCAAGGACAGCTTGCGAAAAAATGAGCAGCGTGACACAGCCTTTCGCCGCATCATCCGTTCAGTCCCTAAAGGAAAGGTCTCTACCTACGGCAAGATCGCCGCTGCAGCTGGCTATCCGCTTTATCATCGAGCCGTCGCCCGCTTACTGCGCAATGCTCCACTCCAAGGCCTCCCCTGGCAACGCATCGTCGGCGCTGGAGGCGAAATTAAACTTCGCGGAGAAGCCGCTGCAGAACAACGCCTTCGGCTTGAGATCGAAGGCGTGAAGTTTCGCGGTCGACGCATTGACATGAAGATCTACGAACATCCCTTGCGCAGTTGGGAGACTCTTAAGTAA
- a CDS encoding M48 family metallopeptidase, which translates to MLRNRYTARLVMTVGILLAGTTQAAWARFRVPPPCKNVMSVEQEQTEGAKYAAEIFKQMPVLPDNSALTQYVRQLGEKLVAVTPGYRWPFNFHVVASDEINAFALPGGAMFVNVGAIRAAETEAQLAGVMAHEISHVVMRHSTCNMTKQQSVGTWAALGQLGAAIALGNGALGSMASQGIGMVAGLGFLRMSRDYEKQADLLGTDILYDAGFDPRGLPQFFETIQAKYGEGGAQIFSDHPNPGNRMEYVKAEIATLPKKANPVVTSAAFTRARTLANNEKTYNGKEIAAGGWKQSGKYALLPGGPAQVIPASSGAGNGGAQGDGGAARLSKASLGLDSRIVFYNGSAFSISYPSSWQKGEGENGSVAFMPQNGAGQAGIAYGAIVENAKFQSAVNNADVLAQATNAIIRQMSEQNGGLRQIGGVTNLTINGQPANSVELQGKSPVMNGNSPLSERDMLVVVARPDGALTYMIFVAPEPDFLTLKPTFQSMAQSLRIR; encoded by the coding sequence ATGCTGCGAAACAGATATACAGCTCGGCTGGTGATGACGGTAGGGATCCTGCTTGCGGGGACAACACAGGCGGCATGGGCCCGCTTTCGGGTTCCTCCGCCCTGCAAGAACGTGATGTCCGTCGAGCAGGAGCAGACAGAAGGCGCGAAGTACGCGGCTGAGATCTTCAAGCAGATGCCAGTCCTGCCGGACAACTCTGCCCTGACGCAGTATGTGCGCCAGCTCGGCGAAAAGCTGGTGGCAGTCACCCCGGGGTATCGCTGGCCCTTCAACTTCCACGTGGTTGCCAGTGACGAGATCAACGCTTTCGCGCTTCCCGGTGGAGCGATGTTTGTGAACGTGGGAGCCATTCGAGCTGCCGAGACGGAGGCTCAGCTTGCGGGCGTTATGGCGCACGAGATCTCGCACGTTGTGATGAGGCACTCCACCTGCAATATGACCAAGCAACAATCGGTGGGAACCTGGGCTGCCCTTGGCCAGTTGGGAGCGGCGATCGCTCTGGGAAATGGTGCGCTGGGATCAATGGCAAGCCAGGGAATCGGAATGGTCGCCGGGTTAGGATTTCTGCGAATGTCTCGCGATTATGAGAAACAGGCCGACCTTCTGGGCACGGACATTCTTTATGATGCGGGCTTCGATCCCCGTGGCCTGCCGCAGTTCTTCGAGACGATTCAGGCCAAATACGGAGAGGGTGGTGCACAGATCTTCAGCGATCACCCCAATCCCGGCAACCGTATGGAGTATGTAAAAGCTGAGATCGCGACGCTTCCCAAAAAAGCGAATCCTGTCGTGACCTCTGCTGCATTTACGCGAGCCCGTACGCTTGCCAACAACGAGAAGACCTACAACGGGAAGGAGATTGCGGCAGGGGGTTGGAAACAGAGCGGGAAGTATGCCCTGCTTCCAGGTGGACCGGCGCAGGTGATCCCAGCATCTTCCGGAGCAGGAAATGGGGGCGCTCAGGGGGATGGCGGAGCTGCAAGGTTGAGCAAAGCCTCTTTGGGGCTGGACAGCCGAATCGTCTTCTATAACGGGTCGGCCTTTTCGATCAGTTATCCCTCAAGCTGGCAGAAGGGAGAAGGAGAAAATGGGAGCGTCGCCTTTATGCCCCAAAATGGAGCGGGACAGGCCGGGATTGCGTATGGAGCCATTGTGGAGAACGCCAAGTTTCAGAGCGCGGTCAACAATGCGGACGTGCTGGCGCAGGCAACCAATGCGATCATCCGCCAGATGAGCGAGCAAAACGGGGGTCTTCGACAGATCGGGGGAGTGACCAATCTGACCATCAATGGACAGCCGGCGAACTCAGTCGAGCTTCAAGGAAAGTCTCCCGTGATGAATGGGAACTCTCCGCTATCGGAACGGGATATGCTGGTCGTGGTCGCAAGACCCGATGGAGCGTTGACTTACATGATTTTTGTGGCTCCGGAGCCGGATTTCCTAACCCTGAAACCGACGTTTCAATCGATGGCGCAGAGTCTTCGTATTCGTTGA